The genome window atgtaggctaaatgtaaatgtaattcagagTGAAGTGTAACctgttttattgtacttttataataaattaattaaatcaatttATAATACTAATcatgtttatttaaacatattGTAATTAATATGAAAAAGAGACCATAAGAATAGCAGTATATCTGTATATCAATATATCTCCCCATGTTCTTGTggctttccacccacagtccacagacacgTTTCAGGTTACCTGGGGAATCTaaattgtgtatgtgtgtgtgtcttacactGCTTTACTGTATAAGTGTGTGAATGATTAcagggcggggggtgcggtggcgcagtgggttggactgcagtcctgctctccggtgggtctggggttcaagtcccgtttggggtgccttgtgacagactggcgtcccgtcctgggtgtgtccccttccccttccggccttacaccctgtgttgccgggtaggctctggttccccgtgaccccgtaagggaaaagcggttctgaaaatgtgtgtgtgtgtgtgtgtgattgcaggGCTTGATTTTACTGTATGCAGGCCTTAagcaaaaaaaagggggaaatgtCAACACCATtatatcattttacatttacattacatttacatttattcatttagcagacgcttttctccaaagtgatggaCATCTCAgcgagaatacaatttgtgcattacattaagagaaagagacatggctgcagacacgtgattcttaagtaaacatagtttgttactttccactttaagcaccgatgttcatcgcttgactaggtgcataaaacgcaggatagatgaatcttgATGACCTcctatgaattttatttttttttaaagaataaggtacacaaataaTCACATACGATGTTTGCATGATGATTTAAACTATTCTAAtgacaaacaataaaacagatagacaagctgaagaaagaaactttcttAGGAAATGCCTACAGTGGAATTATATCTTTGAAATATAACTTTGAAGATTTAGTTAAATGTCTCTCTCAGtcttatttccttgtgtttttcttcatttctctattttttcctgcctttttcattttttttctatcctTTATAAGCTCTGCAAATTCTGTAGGCCCTAGCTGGAAATCTGTAGGCcctgaatgattgtagggagttcagtgcaaGTGTACCCAGTATTgtatgtcagctaaatactaattaataatttttgtaagtcactctggagaaaagtgtttgctgaatgaataaatatcaatgtAGATTCttataacattattaaaaaaaaaaatggtagggcagtatcaggatttgtctatcctgtgttttatatgcacctacttgaatgatgaacctcagtgcagcaagtggtaggcaacaaattaggtttagttgagtcacatgtctgcagctgtgtctcctcctcttaatgtaatgcataaattgtacttttgctgagatgtacgtcgctttggacaaaagcgtctgctaaatgaataaatgtaaatgtaaatgtagattcCTCGTGCTGGCTGCTCAGCTGTCAGAATGTGCGcgaaatccaaatttggtcctAATGAATGCGAAAAAAGGCCTGGCAAGAGGAAGCAGAGAAATTCAATGAATCTCCTTGTGAAGTCCAATTCTCGTAACTCGAATGAGCGTATCTCGAGGATGGCTCATGTTTTTTGGGTTcgtatgttaatttttttccacctgCTGTTTGTGTCCTGCTCTCAAAACAAAGCAGTTCCAGCAGCGGCCACCAGGGAGCGCCTCATCTTCCCGCGCTGTGTTCATTCCTGATTGCTTTCGCATGCGGCATTGTTTTTCTATGAAATTTTGTGATTTCCCAGGGAGAGTGTTATGTGTTCCCATTGCTTAAGAGTGGAAATATCGCGGCAGCCTGAAACCAAGCTACTTAAATTCTTTCCTTACTTTCTGCTTTCATCATTATCCCGACACTTTTGCTCTGACATAACTCTGACTCAAGGAATCTTTCATATCCTCATTCATCTCACAAGCCTCCTATAGCCTATCTGTGTGTAAAGAGCGCATCACTGAGGTAGAATACAAAATTAGGCTGTGACATTTTGGAAGCTTCCAGAACTTCCACACACAGCATGCCAGagcagtttaaaaatatatttccaaatgttttctgtttatgttGTTAATGAAAACGTCTGTCGTCTTCGATTTCTCTTCCTCGATGAGAATTACACACCTCTTGATAAAACTGCAGTGACGTCATATTGCAAAGATTGTCCGCATAATGCAGCGAGCATCACCACCACGGCTGCTCGCAGAATGAAGCTGAATAATTTTCCACGATTCAGCACAACTTCCATATACGAATAGAGTGGTATCATTGACTGGTCCTCTgttatacaaatatttataatattacaCTGCTGTAAAATCTAGATAACATACTAACACGAAATTTGGAGGGAGATTCATTAGACTAGTCTTTGTTTAATCCTTTAACGTAAATAGTGGCATGACACAAAACTCAAAATGCATTGTATGTTACTTTGCACTGGAGCCCACCTAGGAAATGTAGGTATTTTGTCACAAGTTTAAGAAACAACGTTCTTTTGTCAGTCCGCATAACTTCCTTTAACACAGACTCACTCCAGCTGTGcgctaaaaatgtaaaacattaggCATTACATGTTGCAGGGTTAATAAAGAGCTTGTGTTCCACCTGAttaatgaaatgtacagtaaatgataGAAAACCCTTTGTGTGCGAGTCGATGAGAAACTTTGCTGTGTGGACTTATTGCGATCCGCGGACGAGACGAATGCGCTGCAGTGCGGTGGAGTGCGGTGCAATAGTCATTCCGCTGCGCTAGGGGGCAGTGTCCGCCCTGGCCGCTCCGTCCGCCCGAGTCTGAGTTCCTCCGAAGAAAAGCGACGCGAAGTTCGAGTGAACCGCAAAGCGCTTTAGTAAGAGTGTGAAAGGAGTGGAAACGGCGTCTGAGGTATTGTTTGTACACCCCTTTAATTTAAACTACGGTTATTTGTCTGTGTAGAAATGTTGATTCTTAAAGAAGGCGTCGGCCAAATCTGTCTCTCCAGCATAAACTAAACGCATAtatacactgactgactgttttGCCATACACGGACTGAGGCTGTGACTAGATCATGTGGCACATTCACGTATGTTTGATTTTGCCTCGGTTTGATTGACAGGTGTTCGCTGGAACCACCCCGGCCGATGACGTGTCCATAGAGAGGATGAAAACCCCCGTCCCTGTGTTGCGTCTTCCACGAGGTCCGGATCATCCCGACAGCCGGGGCTTCGACCCCAGCTCCCCCCGGTTCCAGGCCCTGCGCTCGACCCGCGGCggcgctgccgccgccgccgccgggctCCCCGAACTCCGGGAGGAGCAGCAGGCTCGCTCCCTGCTCCGACAGCGCTACCTGCGCAGCCTGCTGGCCATGCGTGACGCGCAGGTTCGTTTCCGCATGTACGAGCGCGTGCACGTGGAGGCGCGCTTCGGAGCCTCCGACATAGACGTGCTCAACTTCCAGGTGTCGGACCTGCAGACGCCCATCGGAGTGCAGAAGGAAGCTTTGCTGCGGTGCCCAGACATGATCTCCTACTCGCTTGAACTGTGAGAGGGAGGACAGCCatgggacacacacagagaggacacCTACTGCACGTGTAA of Scleropages formosus chromosome 10, fSclFor1.1, whole genome shotgun sequence contains these proteins:
- the gemin7 gene encoding gem-associated protein 7; this translates as MKTPVPVLRLPRGPDHPDSRGFDPSSPRFQALRSTRGGAAAAAAGLPELREEQQARSLLRQRYLRSLLAMRDAQVRFRMYERVHVEARFGASDIDVLNFQVSDLQTPIGVQKEALLRCPDMISYSLEL